The following nucleotide sequence is from Oenanthe melanoleuca isolate GR-GAL-2019-014 chromosome 5, OMel1.0, whole genome shotgun sequence.
TCTGATGACTACTCTGAGCTGAGTATAGAAGATGATGAAGAAGGAAAGGTGAAGGGAAAGGATGCATTATTCAGTTCTTCAAATTATAATCTGAAACCCAAAACGTTTAAATGTCAGACTTGTGAAAAATCTTATATAGGAAAAGGAGGATTAGCAAGACATTATAAACTTAATCCAGACCATGGAGAGCTGGAGTCTTCACCTCCAAAAATACCTCTAAATAAGACTAATGGAAGTATCTTTGTGGAAGAGGAATTGATGAGTCCAGCACATTTGGATTCAACTGCTGTCACTTTAAATCACGAAAAAGTACTAGCTACCAGTCTGGAAGAAACTGTTGATTCAAAGTCTGGAGAACAGGTAAAATGTTACTTTGAAAAACTGTCAGTTCTGTGGAAAGTAGAATGGTATTTCTGTAGCTGCACAATCTTGTTCTGCTCAGAAATATCCACTGATAGACTACATTAGGCAAATTTCCTTTTGGagttctttaaaaatcaaattgtctcttgcagtgctgcagcaatAATACTGTTGCACAGACACATACAAATAAATGTTCACTGAGTGTTCATTTCTTACTGGGTTTCTGACATACAGTTTTCACCTTGTCTGCGTAAATGAAATTCTTTTCTGCATTTGGATAAGAACACTGTTGTTCAGTTACAGCCTTTAGCATGACAGCAACACATCATCTGCTCTCTCATTTTCTGTTGCTGAAATAATGTCATCACAGAAAAATCTCTTATTTGGAACACAGCAGTGAACTGCAGCTTTTCCTAGAGCAGGTTTTCAGAGTGAGGCTTTGAAACGCTGCACACGAAACACTGGTGAAATCTGAGTCTCTGGGGTGGAAGCTGCCTCAGCTGCAAATTTTTTCCTATGATGTTCTAAGCTGGTCACTTCAAAGAAAAGTTTCTCTTTTAATATTGAAATGACTCTTAACATTTTGCAGCAAGAGCTGATGTAGCTGCTGGCTAGGAAAAAGTACTTGTTTAGATGTAGGGGTGTCAGATTTATTACTTGTCTTTGTAATTGCAAAGTTGTTCTCAGGAAGTGAAAATTTACAGCTTAAGGTGCCAGTGCAGCAAACAAACCTTCCCTCATCATCTACACTCAGTTATCATCTCTGGATAAAGAGAATTACAGAATACCTAAGTCTGAATTATTGTAGTTGTTTGATACAGACTGGAAGCCAATCAAGATCCCCATGCTCAACCCCTAGTCCTGTGTCAAATTTAGAACTAATTTAGTAATTTAATCCCTGGATAGAACTGACATAAATTTGCCATTTAATAGAGCTTTCCTAATCAGTAGTATAGTAGGGAGTTACTGAATGTTGGGATGTAGATGTACAGATTATGCAAAGAAGCTTGATGCACCTCAGTAGTATTATAAACTCATTTCTTGAAAGATGTGGAACATTCTTAGAAATTCTAGCTTGGAAGGGAAGATGTTTAAGTAAGAAGTCACTGCTTTGAATAGTTAACAGTTTTGCACTGAAATTATAACTTAAATATATAAAAGGTACTTTGACTTTCTGTGTGATCTTATAACAGAAGCTGCTTCCTAGCTGTGTTCCTAGAGAAGACAGGATTTTGAAATGTGGTAACTGGGCAGTACATTTTGATATTTAATTACTGGGCTTGTCACTGTTCATGATGTCAGAGTTCTTGTCTTTCTTATAAAGTCTTCATAGTTTGACGTGGttacaacaaaacacaaattattcTTTGAATATGTTTTATTGCTaattaagttttatttctaCAATCTCTTTATCTAAAGAGGAtatattttacttcaaaaatattaaatgtatttaacCCACTTAAAATACCTCTCTcattatgtttaatttttttattttgtatgacATCTTGTGGTTCAAAAATGTTAACTTTGCAAATAATGGCATATATGTGATGCAAAAGTAGAAGTGTTAATAATGTGTTGGATTTATTCCACAATTTTCTCTGCAAATTATGCTTGTATCCAGCTTTGCATTTCTTCAGTAAGCTATTTATTGTTTGCATAGATGGCAAATTTAATTCTAAAATGGTCATCCTCAAAACTGTGTAAAATGGTGaataaataccttttcttttaattaaggCTTCAGAATCTGAGGAAAGCAGACACTTGCTGGCAGAACAACCAAATGAAACCAGTTCAGGACACCAGGGACCTGTAGCACCAAAAGGACTTGGAAGACCCAGACGACCAAAGAGACGTGGTCGACCCAGGATGGGTGGAAGATCCAGGTGTTCTGGAAGGATTAGCAGACCTGGTCAGTCCCCTTCAAAGTCACTTAGTAGTGTGTCAGCAGAACACAATGTATTCAGAAGAAAAGCTAGGTTAAAAGAGGTATGGTTCTCTTCTGCAATTACTTCTCAAGTACTTTCCTCTGCCCTatttccctccctcttttttaaaatcacttattttcaatgaatagttttttaaaaagttttttttttttttacataagaCTTAGAAGCTTTAGATGGCTTCTAAGAAGAAAACACTAAATTATCTTTTAAGTAAAAAGTACTCCCAACAGAAcactggagaaacagaaaatgggaattcaGTTTGGAAAGGGATTTTTGACATGTAGATATAGTCTTGTTACACTTTTTCTGGATAAGGAAAGGTATTAGCTACTACTGCATATCTCCTCCAATACagtgaaagaaataataataaaaaaaccaaaacaaacccacaaaaaagGTCTTGGGGGAGGATAGAATGGGGATTAAAATCCAGGTAACACAActtgttctttgttttctgtgtgttatAGATCCTTTATGGCTACTAAACTACTGACTTTGCTGTTCTTTCTATGAATTGCCAACATTTGTGGGACTGAGTTTTGTCTGTACATGAGTAGTAACTATTCTGAGGTTTTGCAACTTACCCCATTATGGAGTTAGTTTGCATCTATTCTTAAAGCTGCCTAAACATACAGCATATCTTTCAAGAAAAAGTAGTGATATTTTATGTTCTGAAAATGGGGTGCATAATATGTGGGCTGCTTTTTCCTAATAATCTCATTCTGGATTTTGACAGCTAATACAACAATGTGATAATGAAGACTTAATGGAGCTGGCTCTCCCACGTCTTACAAAGCTTGTTACAGTGTATGAATTTCTGTTGATGAAGGTGAGTTTTTACATaagaatattaaattattttagggATACATCCATTagtatacattaaaaaattcctttagaGACATAATTGAATTTCCTAAATTAATATCATGCAGCATGTAGATTTTCCACACATCACTTCAGTCTTACATGGGCAAAACTCAAAGCCTTTCTTTTTGCTGCCTGGCTCAGTGATATTTTGAATATTCCATAGTCTTTTGACTTgaatgttttctattttaaaatgttgaacAGCACAAAAATGACTGAtcttaatttaatctttttttaaagtatagGGTGGGAGAAACAAGTCCTTTTTTATCCCTGTCTTATTCCTAGGTGGAAAAAGGACATCCAGCCAAAGCTTACTTTCCAGATGTGTATAGGGAATTTGAAGATTTGCATAACATGGTAAAGAAAATGGCTTATGATCACCTCAGTAattctgattctgtgaattGCCAACAGCCTGTTGAAATTAAAGATGCTAAGGTAATAAAACACTGTGTTTGGAACTATgattggtttgtttgtttgctttattttagatgccttgcatttttaattttctctggtaAGCTTTCTTGTGCAGGTAAATTCATTTGAAAACAATATGATTTTTAATTAGCAAAAATAGACATTATTGTGAAAAATCCAACAATttaccaagaagaaaaataaatccataatAAAACTACAATTCTAGTTTATTTCAGTGGATACAACTAGGAAGATAAAAACCAATTCTAGCAGTGCTGATACCTGCCTTTCATACCTGGGATAGTGTGAGGCTGCATGATACTGCAAGGTTTATTTAGCATTAACCACTAGTAAAAGTACATCCTGATGTTTGATCAGGAAGGGAGGGCCATCTATATTTAAAATGAGTGACCTTGATTTAAAGAGGTAAGTAATTTCATTGCCAAATGAGGGCAATCTGAATGCATCTATGCAGTTCAGTCACACTAGCAAACATGAAACGTAGTAACTACATTAATAAAATTGCAAACTATTATTTCAGTGACTCCAGATTCATTGTTTATGGAGCTCTATCTGGAAAGACAGATGGAACCTCTTTCTTGCTTCTCTTCTGTGTTCATGTGCATTCTTAATTTAGAATGACactctttaaaaaagaagaacaggaccaaaacaaaccccaaaacaacctAGCCTTGAGAAGCTGGATAGTAGCACACCTATGTAAGGATGAAGCACAGGAATGGAACGTGAGGAGGGGGGAAAATCCTTAACTATGCAGAGATACTCTAAACaggaaatgtttaaatgttttttatatGATGGAGAGCCTCAATAATCTTTATTAAACACTCCTCTGAGTAACTGTCCCTGGATTCTATATATAACCATAATTCTTTCAAGTTTGCCTTAACAGTCACCTTCAGATGAAGGTCATGTGTCAGTGTGAAGGCTAGGAGAAAACATGGGAGTCTAGATACTTGCATTGAACTGAGGTGATTGTCAGGCTTGACATGATTTAGTTCTAGCTCAGTTTTAAGAAAACTAATCTGTATTTCAGCATTTATGTACTCAGATTGAGAGGCTaactttcacttttttccttttatgtgtTTTTGAAGGTTGCTGAATCTCTAGGAATCACAGAAATACTCAGTGGAGAACAGAAGATGCAAGGTGCAGGCTCTTATTCACAATGTGTAATTAAAATGGTTAGTGAGCAAGTGCCTGTGGACATACTGGGACAAAAACGGTTAGCTGAGGTATGGAACACCTTTGTGAAAATTAACAGTGAAACTTGgacaaattaaaacttttaaaaatgcataattatTCCTTACAAAATCATGCTGGTATTATCTGAGGCCTGCTAAAATAAGGCTTTTGTGGTGTTCAGAACTACTGAAAGGACTCTGCTGTAGTATCATAGCACGGCATATGAACTAGCACACTAAGTATGTGCTTTGGGAAGACACTTGGTAGCATTCAGGACAGAGTATCACAGGTCTTTGATACAGGGACAAAAGAACTTCTTTGAGGTGCTGATAACTGGGGGCTCCACAGATTGCAGATTGTGTTAGAGGAAATGGGCTAACCTACAGCAGGTTCAGACATTGGAGAAGTGATTGCTGTGCTAATTGGTGGTGGATAGAGAGGCATGAAAACAGTGTCTTTCTTTCTGACAAGTCAGTCGATGAGCTTCAGTCTGTTTATAACTGTAGCAGAGAGCTGTGTTCCACTCCCTTGGAGTTTTGGTGAAGTGTGAGGGCTGTATTTAAATCCTTACCTCTTAGGAAGACCTTTAGTGTAAATCCTGTTTTCAAGGATCATCAGTTCACTGCCATGATGTTCCTACAGTTATCTTTTTCCAAGATTGTCAAGTGTTACAGGGGCAGCAGTTAATAATCTCTTGTATtgacagagctcaggggaaGAACTGTTGCCACCAGCCAAAAGGACCAAGTTAGAAGATGTAACAGAGAATGTGAACAATGCTTATGCCAGTCAAGatgaagtgaaagaaaagagtGGGAATTTGTGTACACTGTTTGAAAAAGATGGTAACCTCTTCAGATTTTCCAGTTCTGTTCTGTTCATGGAGGAGCTGAACAAATCTTTGTTCTTCAAGCTACTGTGGTTTTTGTCTTACAGTTTCATTTCTTAACTTGCTTCCCAGGTCCTTCAAAAGCAGCTGTTTAACTGGAAAGACCTCATGAGGAGGGAAAAATTACAGATGATACAGACAGTAGTAGCTCAATCCTGGATGCATGATAATCAGTTATTGATACTACTTATGAGCATAGTACTGTCCTCTGCTGTGTGCTTcctgtctgtcctgtccctctggaTGCATGACATTGTGTCAgctgtgggagagcagaggaagaggaagcaGAGTGCATGTCCTTCCTCTTGGCCCCAGGCAGCTACAATAGCAGAATTACCAGAGCTTTGTGGAACttggggaaaagggagagctGGTGTAGGCTGTCCTGTATCCATCATTGGAATACATCTTGTATTGGAATTGAGGCACCGTTTTGCACCACAGGTGCACAGGTGGTTGCCTTTCTTCTTATTCCTTCATGTTTCATCCTTCTGCCCCTCAGGTTAGCAGGGTAACAGTGAAAGGAAAGTAAATCTCTATCAGTAAATGTCTATCAGTACCATCCACTTTGTAAATACCTTGTTTTGGTCTTGCTGTAAGTGGCTTTGCTTTTGCCCTTTGCATGTCTTTCAGTCAgtggttatttttgtttccctctgttagcttttgtttctctgaaagGCTCTCTGCATGACCATGCTTACTTCTTGCTGCACTATGATTTTCTTTTGGGCTATGAGTTTTCAAAATTATGCTTTGCTTGTACCTGCTAGTAGGGTGTTTGCTAGTCTACAGtgcaaaatgttaaaaatagtTCTCTCTGCAGTGTTAGGTCTCCTTTTTTGTACAGTGGTATCTTTCATAACAAAAAAATGTCCAAAACTAAACCAACTTACTTGTTCCTTTTGACCTTTAATAATAAAGACTGACAGCTCATACTACTGAAGCTTAGTAGTTATTGTTCAACTGCTTTCAGGTTTGGGACCCTGGTCAGGTCCAGGTCAAGTAACTGCTAGAACAAAAGTGCTCTTGGGGCTCTTAGCACAGCTAATTAATATGTTGTAACCTGTTGACATGTCTGAGTCTAGGATGAGCTTGATTAGGAATagaaatttaaacagaaatttaaatgcTTCCATCAACTTACTGAAAGTGATGAGGATAAACAGCTGTGCCTGTTTGTGCCTGGTAGTCTTTCTCTTTTAATGTTACTGGCTGCAtgacagatggaaaaaaatcgAGCTTGCCTTTCAGCCCAGGGTGTTTACAGGattaacagaaaaatgctgCCTCTTAATATAAGATCTCTTAATGTAGAAATacttgataaaatatttttattcaaaaattccttaaatatttttatatatatagtgATATATTTATAGTGACTTTTTCATTGGGAAGTTCTGTGAAACTCCTGTAAGGTGTTTTAGGTTTGCTAATTTGGGGGAAGCAAAGCAGGGAAGTAGTCTAGCTTTTCCtccaaaataatgaaaaataattttttggcGTGCAATGTTACACTGCCCAACAAAATAAtacttctttcctcttttcagGTTTTAATCCATTAAATGGAGAAATCCTGCTTTCAGAAGATAGGCATATCACTTGCTGTACAACTGGAAGTACATTACAGACAGCAGAGGAACATAATTCACTTGCTGATTCAGGAGTTAGACTTGATGGTGAAAATTCAGGTACCTCCTCCCAAACTGTGGAAATGAGGATAGAGTATCCCCAGCCTGTGAGCATGCAGGGACCAGATGTGGCAGGTGAAGCTTCTCTGCTGCACACTGAAGTCGTGCTGCCTGTCAGaaccagctcagctgggctggttcAGGCACACTTTGTGAGCGGGAGTGCGGCGGGGGGACCGGCAGCTCCTGAtctccacagctctgtgtcagAGCAGGCACTGGCCAGGCAGAGCACTGGCCCACCAACAAGTGAAGAAAATGCTCACAGTCCAAAATATCATGAACTGCAGGAAGAAACCCCTAATTTTGCAATTAAAGAACGTTCTGAGCAACTCCATAATGCTGATGTGAGTGATGAGATACAGGAActtgaaaaagctttttcaacACATGTTGTGCCAATAAACTACCCCCACAGTGCTCAGGCTGAGTCGCACCAGAATGCTGTCCAGGGAGCCTCCCTGTCCGCTCACGGGAACCaggaaaatgctttcaaaaaccAGAGTGAATATTCTTGTGGGACAGAGGAAGCACAAGAGCTGGCAAATACAGTTACTGTAGATGAAACTGTAGCTTTTGAGATTTCTGATGAGAGCCATGATTTTTTGTCTCAGGGACACGAACAGATTTTTATTCAGACTTCAGATGGGCTTATCTTGTCTCATCCAGACACTGTTTTGTCTCAGGCAGAAGGCATCGTTATTGTGACTGATTCCAATGGTACTACAATGCACATCCGCACACCCGAAGGGATACCTTTGGAAACAGTGGAAGCACTACTGGCAATGGAAGCAGCTGGCCAAAGTGAAGATATTTTGCTCTCACAAAGTGAATTGGAGCCATAAATTAAAAAGACTTATAAGCTTTCTTCTGGAAAAGACTGAttataaaatgtatatttttctaATGTGAATACTGAGATAATTGAAATTTAAGTTATTTGTAAACTGTTTCTACGCCCCGTACTTTTTATAACTTATGTTTATATAATCTAGCAGCGTTGCAACCAAAAATTCTAGAATTAACATTGTTCTATTTGCTTTATATGTTGGGGATGGGTGGAAAGTGAAAATCTTGTCAATCCTAAAACTTGCACTGTTCCCTTTTGTTACATAATTCCTTTTCTCTCCAGCAATCTCAAAATGCAGTATGTTGTACTGCTGTTCAGCAATGATGTGCTGTGTACTGGCAAGCTGTATATGGGTAAAATAAAAGCtatattaaaaatgtgcattttctgtgCCACTGAGATTACTAAACACTGttattgtgctttttttaaagctattttgaATATTCATTAGCATCTAGACTCGATGCACATCAATCTGCCTGGGAAAATGGGCAGGTTTAAGTATATCCACACTTGTGCATTCTGGGAACAATATGACAGTCTAGCTGATCCTTACTGAAATAAGCATTTACTGAGGAGACAAAAATAGCCTCAAGCAAGATCTGATTTGTACTGAACAGTTGGAAATGTGTTTAAGTTGCTTGTCTAATGTTCAGCCACACCTTTAAAAATTGCAGCTATGTAGACATAAATGGACAGGTGGATAAGTAGTGATCTAATTTTCCTTAACAAGgtaccaaattattttttctttagtctGTCAAGGCCTATTTTTGTTAGACTGGTCTTAcactcttttttccctttcagatgATGCATCCATTATCAGTTCTACCCTTTGACCTTCCCAGTAACTCCACGCTACCTCGTACTGTTTAATCATAATACAAAGGGACTGTTGCTCTAGGCAGGGAGAAAACTTGGCAAATTACTTGAATTTTTGTCATGCTTCCAAATATAATCCTTGGATCAGATTATATTTTTGTGGAGGCCTCCTACCATCATCTTGTCCAAGGCACcatcttttctttcaagaagTTTAACAGGTGAAAAAGAACAGCATTAAATGAGCAGACATTACTGAAAAGTGGTAACATATCCTTAAAATGTGTGTGTCACCTCATTACTGAAAAGATGCAACTACTGGGACAATTGGACAAATCTACCAAGGACAGGAGAGTTGTTCTTAAATTGAGTATgaacactgatttattttcactATATtgtaactgaagaaaaaacactAAAATCTAATCTACACAGAAGACAATTTACAGATTAAATAAACTGCTCTGCTATGTCCCTTTAAACATAGTTGGGTtaggcttttttgtttggtgttttttttttcctggttgcATAAGTAGAAGATGAATTTGATTACCCAAAATGTTGCCTTTTATGAGTAGTTTTGGAAGATACTGTCCATTAATGAGTTATTGAGTTActatttgtttgggtttttttccctcttttttagGAGATTGTAATTGCCAGAGGATACAGATCTACCTTGTAAGTGAAGGTAGCATACAAAGCAAAGTTCTGCTGGTCTTTCAAAGTCTTTGATTGCAGTGAGCAATTTTTTATGATACTCTTTTGTACTGACTGTCTAATAATTATATTTGAGGGCTACAAATATAACAATCAACTGCT
It contains:
- the ZNF839 gene encoding zinc finger protein 839 isoform X1; translated protein: MAAPGVGGAGALPPPPPAEDEPPGTHGTLPGAVAGREEGSGAELLAVTEELVQSLAALEAGAGAASGTALYLRADGSAAEGAGLSAGEQRRLLERLLEGPGPPPPPRPAAAPLAPAELRRVIEQVSKAQEQQKPAATAAPPPQPCPAGGIMQNAARQLQSVAQQVALQQGRAAAAARLLPHKQLEAICVQVQPGQMKETEGPMTSLAPIQSKTITLSQPVGRNSSIPGLGIINPQIIRIQPVSGTEQQQLFLHSSSESPVQLLMQRPLPSHDSVSVDKVPPSKMVNGQRDTCATASASRSPNPTVAAAISASTPCLEKKQKDDKLKKSLKVKTRSGRISRPPKYKAKDYKFIKMEDLADGHQSDSDDYSELSIEDDEEGKVKGKDALFSSSNYNLKPKTFKCQTCEKSYIGKGGLARHYKLNPDHGELESSPPKIPLNKTNGSIFVEEELMSPAHLDSTAVTLNHEKVLATSLEETVDSKSGEQASESEESRHLLAEQPNETSSGHQGPVAPKGLGRPRRPKRRGRPRMGGRSRCSGRISRPGQSPSKSLSSVSAEHNVFRRKARLKELIQQCDNEDLMELALPRLTKLVTVYEFLLMKVEKGHPAKAYFPDVYREFEDLHNMVKKMAYDHLSNSDSVNCQQPVEIKDAKVAESLGITEILSGEQKMQGAGSYSQCVIKMVSEQVPVDILGQKRLAESSGEELLPPAKRTKLEDVTENVNNAYASQDEVKEKSGNLCTLFEKDGFNPLNGEILLSEDRHITCCTTGSTLQTAEEHNSLADSGVRLDGENSGTSSQTVEMRIEYPQPVSMQGPDVAGEASLLHTEVVLPVRTSSAGLVQAHFVSGSAAGGPAAPDLHSSVSEQALARQSTGPPTSEENAHSPKYHELQEETPNFAIKERSEQLHNADVSDEIQELEKAFSTHVVPINYPHSAQAESHQNAVQGASLSAHGNQENAFKNQSEYSCGTEEAQELANTVTVDETVAFEISDESHDFLSQGHEQIFIQTSDGLILSHPDTVLSQAEGIVIVTDSNGTTMHIRTPEGIPLETVEALLAMEAAGQSEDILLSQSELEP
- the ZNF839 gene encoding zinc finger protein 839 isoform X2; translated protein: MAAPGVGGAGALPPPPPAEDEPPGTHGTLPGAVAGREEGSGAELLAVTEELVQSLAALEAGAGAASGTALYLRADGSAAEGAGLSAGEQRRLLERLLEGPGPPPPPRPAAAPLAPAELRRVIEQVSKAQEQQKPAATAAPPPQPCPAGGIMQNAARQLQSVAQQVALQQGRAAAAARLLPHKLEAICVQVQPGQMKETEGPMTSLAPIQSKTITLSQPVGRNSSIPGLGIINPQIIRIQPVSGTEQQQLFLHSSSESPVQLLMQRPLPSHDSVSVDKVPPSKMVNGQRDTCATASASRSPNPTVAAAISASTPCLEKKQKDDKLKKSLKVKTRSGRISRPPKYKAKDYKFIKMEDLADGHQSDSDDYSELSIEDDEEGKVKGKDALFSSSNYNLKPKTFKCQTCEKSYIGKGGLARHYKLNPDHGELESSPPKIPLNKTNGSIFVEEELMSPAHLDSTAVTLNHEKVLATSLEETVDSKSGEQASESEESRHLLAEQPNETSSGHQGPVAPKGLGRPRRPKRRGRPRMGGRSRCSGRISRPGQSPSKSLSSVSAEHNVFRRKARLKELIQQCDNEDLMELALPRLTKLVTVYEFLLMKVEKGHPAKAYFPDVYREFEDLHNMVKKMAYDHLSNSDSVNCQQPVEIKDAKVAESLGITEILSGEQKMQGAGSYSQCVIKMVSEQVPVDILGQKRLAESSGEELLPPAKRTKLEDVTENVNNAYASQDEVKEKSGNLCTLFEKDGFNPLNGEILLSEDRHITCCTTGSTLQTAEEHNSLADSGVRLDGENSGTSSQTVEMRIEYPQPVSMQGPDVAGEASLLHTEVVLPVRTSSAGLVQAHFVSGSAAGGPAAPDLHSSVSEQALARQSTGPPTSEENAHSPKYHELQEETPNFAIKERSEQLHNADVSDEIQELEKAFSTHVVPINYPHSAQAESHQNAVQGASLSAHGNQENAFKNQSEYSCGTEEAQELANTVTVDETVAFEISDESHDFLSQGHEQIFIQTSDGLILSHPDTVLSQAEGIVIVTDSNGTTMHIRTPEGIPLETVEALLAMEAAGQSEDILLSQSELEP